A stretch of Myroides oncorhynchi DNA encodes these proteins:
- a CDS encoding DUF5683 domain-containing protein has translation MKHVLLILLFFIGAVCHPTYAQSADGDKKTTAEYSSDEKPLDPLAPSRAAFYASVIPGVGQIYNKKYWKVPLVYAGIGIPAYFWADNQRQYNRYRSEYKKRLQGINDPTDPTFGGLDNDRILEAQKFYRRNRDLSVVITVGFYVLSIIDANVDAHLMQFNVNENLTIKPAFELDQMNLQNQNQFQYAINVEYRF, from the coding sequence GTGAAACACGTATTATTAATCCTATTGTTCTTCATAGGAGCGGTCTGTCACCCCACATATGCACAGTCTGCAGATGGAGATAAAAAAACTACTGCTGAATACTCGTCAGATGAAAAGCCTTTAGATCCATTGGCTCCATCTCGAGCAGCATTCTATGCGTCAGTTATACCTGGTGTAGGACAAATTTATAATAAAAAATATTGGAAAGTCCCTCTAGTTTATGCTGGTATTGGTATACCTGCGTACTTCTGGGCGGATAACCAGAGACAATACAATAGATATCGCAGTGAGTATAAAAAACGCCTTCAAGGTATCAATGATCCTACTGATCCAACATTTGGAGGATTAGATAATGATCGTATCCTAGAAGCCCAAAAATTCTATAGACGCAATAGAGATTTATCTGTTGTAATTACAGTTGGTTTCTATGTACTAAGTATTATAGATGCTAACGTAGATGCTCACTTAATGCAGTTTAACGTCAATGAAAACTTAACTATTAAACCTGCATTTGAGTTGGATCAAATGAATCTTCAGAACCAAAACCAATTTCAATACGCGATTAATGTAGAGTATCGCTTTTAA
- a CDS encoding ParB/RepB/Spo0J family partition protein — protein sequence MAKAIKKQALGRGLSALLKDPDNDIRSIEDNNADKVIGNIIELDIDSIEINPFQPRTNFNEESLQELATSIRELGVIQPITVRKIEFNKYQLISGERRLRASKIVGLDSVPAYIRIANDNESLTMALVENIQRHDLDPIEIALSYQRLMEEINLTQEQVSDRVGKKRSTIANYLRLLRLDPIIQTGIRDGFISMGHGRAIINIEDLDVQTDIYHQIITENLSVRDTEAIVKKYQEQLRGIASPALPKKNKEFSIPENYTRSFGQFFGTKVDIKVANNGKGKISIPFHSEEDLNRIIKLLEN from the coding sequence ATGGCAAAGGCAATTAAAAAACAAGCTTTAGGACGTGGACTATCGGCTCTTTTAAAAGATCCTGATAATGATATAAGATCAATCGAAGACAATAATGCTGACAAAGTAATTGGCAACATTATAGAATTAGATATTGATTCTATTGAGATAAATCCATTCCAACCTAGAACGAACTTTAACGAAGAGTCTTTACAAGAATTAGCAACAAGTATTCGAGAATTAGGTGTAATACAGCCTATTACTGTTAGAAAAATCGAATTTAACAAGTATCAACTTATCTCTGGAGAGCGCCGTTTAAGAGCTTCTAAGATAGTTGGTCTAGACTCTGTACCTGCTTATATCCGTATAGCGAACGACAACGAATCGCTAACAATGGCTTTAGTAGAAAATATTCAGCGTCATGACTTAGATCCGATAGAGATAGCACTATCTTACCAACGTCTTATGGAAGAAATCAATCTTACACAAGAACAAGTAAGTGATAGAGTAGGTAAAAAACGCTCTACCATAGCTAATTACTTGAGATTACTACGTTTAGACCCTATTATTCAAACTGGTATAAGAGACGGATTTATATCGATGGGACACGGTCGTGCGATTATTAACATTGAAGATCTTGATGTTCAGACAGATATTTATCATCAGATTATCACAGAAAATTTATCTGTGAGAGACACTGAAGCTATCGTAAAGAAATATCAAGAACAACTAAGAGGTATCGCATCACCTGCTTTGCCTAAGAAAAATAAAGAATTTAGTATCCCTGAAAACTATACAAGATCATTTGGTCAATTCTTTGGAACAAAAGTAGATATTAAAGTAGCTAATAATGGCAAAGGAAAAATTTCTATCCCATTCCATTCAGAAGAAGACTTAAATCGAATTATCAAACTATTAGAGAATTAG
- the dapB gene encoding 4-hydroxy-tetrahydrodipicolinate reductase, with protein MKIALLGYGKMGQIIERIAIERGHEIVLRKKSTDTYDGLKNADVAIDFSIPDAAVHNITTCIELGIPVISGTTGWLEHYDNIVELSTKNDGAFLYGSNFSLGVNLFFELNSYLAKMMSNLKEYKVSMEEIHHTQKLDAPSGTAISLANDIIGNTEYTEWTLDQAENNQIHIDAKRIDSVPGTHSVFYDSAIDQIEIKHTAHNREGFALGAVVAAEWIQNKKGIFSMKDVLNLK; from the coding sequence ATGAAAATTGCATTATTAGGATATGGCAAGATGGGTCAAATCATTGAAAGAATAGCCATAGAAAGAGGTCATGAAATAGTACTACGCAAAAAAAGTACAGATACTTATGATGGATTAAAAAATGCTGATGTAGCAATAGACTTTAGTATACCAGATGCAGCTGTACACAATATTACAACTTGCATCGAATTAGGTATCCCTGTTATATCTGGTACAACTGGATGGTTAGAGCACTATGATAACATAGTCGAATTATCTACTAAAAACGATGGTGCTTTCTTATATGGATCTAACTTCAGCCTTGGTGTAAACTTATTCTTTGAGTTAAATAGTTATCTTGCTAAGATGATGAGTAATCTTAAAGAATACAAGGTATCTATGGAAGAAATACATCACACTCAAAAACTAGATGCTCCTAGTGGTACAGCTATATCTTTAGCCAATGATATCATAGGAAACACCGAATATACAGAATGGACACTAGATCAAGCAGAGAATAATCAAATCCATATAGATGCTAAGCGCATAGACAGTGTACCAGGTACGCATAGTGTGTTCTATGACTCGGCTATCGATCAAATAGAAATAAAACATACAGCTCATAATAGAGAAGGTTTTGCGCTAGGTGCGGTAGTCGCTGCAGAATGGATACAAAATAAAAAAGGAATATTCTCAATGAAGGATGTCCTAAATCTAAAATAA
- a CDS encoding ParA family protein — MGKIIAIANQKGGVGKTTTSVNLAASLGALEKKVLLIDADPQANASSGLGIDVDSIEIGTYEVLEHSCTPEEAIVECTAPNVYLIPAHIDLVAIEIELVDKPNREYMLKEALKSIKDKYDYIIIDCAPSLGLLTLNALTAADSVAIPIQCEYFALEGLGKLLNTIKSVQKIHNPNLDIEGLLLTMYDSRLRLSNQVVEEVQKHFNDMVFDTIIQRNVKLSEAPSFGESIINYDATSKGATNYINLAEEIIRKNS, encoded by the coding sequence ATGGGTAAAATCATTGCTATTGCTAATCAAAAAGGTGGGGTTGGAAAAACAACAACATCTGTCAACCTAGCGGCTTCATTAGGAGCACTTGAGAAAAAAGTCTTATTAATAGACGCAGATCCTCAGGCTAATGCATCATCAGGCTTAGGTATAGATGTAGATTCTATTGAAATAGGAACTTATGAAGTATTAGAGCACAGCTGTACACCAGAAGAAGCTATAGTGGAATGTACTGCACCTAATGTTTATCTAATCCCAGCACACATTGACTTGGTGGCTATTGAAATCGAATTGGTAGACAAACCAAATCGCGAGTACATGCTAAAAGAGGCACTTAAGTCTATCAAAGATAAGTATGACTATATCATCATAGACTGTGCTCCTTCTCTAGGATTACTAACATTAAATGCATTAACCGCTGCTGACTCGGTGGCTATTCCTATTCAGTGTGAATACTTCGCACTAGAAGGTCTGGGTAAATTATTAAACACAATTAAAAGTGTTCAAAAAATACACAACCCAAATCTAGATATAGAAGGGTTATTATTAACAATGTACGATTCTCGTCTACGTCTATCAAACCAAGTTGTAGAAGAAGTACAGAAACATTTTAACGATATGGTATTCGATACTATTATTCAGAGAAATGTAAAATTAAGTGAAGCACCTAGCTTTGGAGAAAGTATCATTAACTATGATGCAACAAGTAAAGGGGCTACTAATTACATCAATCTAGCAGAGGAGATTATTCGAAAAAATAGCTAG